Proteins from one Anopheles nili chromosome 2, idAnoNiliSN_F5_01, whole genome shotgun sequence genomic window:
- the LOC128730588 gene encoding golgin subfamily A member 4-like has product MESIELVNAIASPIAKVTETLKNIDLQSAQVEPTVVVEDCLLQMCESFEKAQIEHSMEQAKESTAHSKLLETVTHVQHDIRECIQLEKDTREKASQAQQGALESLKQSLSDVQQLIKTEIVVQEVSKPLYALESTINELVGQSLKMESIELVNAIASPIAKVTETLKNIDLQSAQVEPTVVVEDCLLQMCESFEKAQTQHSLEQAKESTAHSKLLETVTHVQHDIRECIQLEKDTREKASQAQQGALESLKQSLSDVQQLIKTEIVVQEVSKPLYALESTINELVGQSLKMESIELVNAIASPIAKVTETLKNIDLQSAQVEPTVVVEDCLLQMCESFEKAQIEHSMEQAKESTAHSKLLETVTHVQHDIRECIQLEKDTREKASQAQQGALESLKQSLSDVQQLIKTEIVVQEVSKPLYALESTINELVGQSLKMESIELVNAIASPIAKVTETLKNIDLQSAQVEPTVVVEDCLLQMCESFEKAQIEHSMEQAKESTAHSKLLETVTHVQHDIRECIQLEKDTREKASQAQQGALESLKQSLSDVQQLIKTEIVVQEVSKPLYALESTINELVGQSLKMESIELVNAIASPIAKVTETLKNIDLQSAQVEPTIVVEDCLLQMCESFEKAQTQHSLEQAKESTAHSKLLETVTHVQHDIRECIQLEKDTREKASQAQQGALESLKQSLSDVQQLIKTEIVVQEVSKPLYALESTINELVGQSLKMESIELVNAIASPIAKVTETLKNIDLQSAQVEPTVVVEDCLLQMCESFEKAQIEHSMEQAKESTAHSKLLETMTHVQHDIRECIQLEKDTREKASQAQQGALESLKQSLSDVQQLIKTEIVVQEVSKPLYALESTINELVGQSLKMESIELVNAIASPIAKVTETLKNIDLQSAQVEPTVVVEDCLLQMCESFEKAQIEHSMEQAKESTAHSKLLETVTHVQHDIRECIQLEKDTREKASQAQQGALESLKQSLSDVQQLIKTEIVVQEVSKPLYALESTINELVGQSLKMESIELVNAIASPIAKVTETLKNIDLQSAQVEPTVVVEDCLLQMCESFEKAQIEHSMEQAKESTAHSKLLETVTHVQHDIRECIQLEKDTREKASQAQHGALESLKQSLSDVQQLIKTEIVVQEVSKPLYALESTINELVGQSLKMESIELVNAIASPIAKVTETLKNIDLQSAQVEPTVVVEDCLLQMCESFEKAQIEHSMEQAKESTAHSKLLETVTHVQHDIRECIQLEKDTREKASQAQQGALETLKQSLSDVQQLIKTEIVVQEVSKPLYALESTINELVGQSLKMESIELVNAIASPIAKVTETLKNIDLQSAQVEPTVVVEDCLLQMCESFEKAQIEHSMEQAKESTAHSKLLETVTHVQHDIRECIQLEKDTREKASQAQQGALESLKQSLSDVQQLIKTEIVVQEVSKPLYALESTINELVGQSLKMESIELVNAIASTIAKVTETLKNIDLQSAQVEPTIVVEDCLLQMCESFEKAQTQHSMEQAKESTAHSKLLETVTHVQHDIRECIQLEKDTREKASQAQQGALESLKQSLSDVQQLIKTEIVVQEVSKPLYALESTINELVGQSLKMESIELVNAIASPIAKVTETLKNIDLQSAQVEPTVVVEDCLLQMCESFEKAQFEHSMEQAKESTAHSKLLETVTHVQHDIRECIQLEKDTREKASQAQQGALESLKQSLSDVQQLIKTEIVVQEVSKPLYALESTINELVGQSLKMESIELVNAIASPIAKVTETLKNIDLQSAQVEPTVVVEDCLLQMCESFEKAQIEHSMEQAKESTAHSKLLETVTHVQHDIRECIQLEKDTREKASQTQQGALETLKQSLSDVQQLIKTEIVVQEVSKPLYALESTINELVGLSLKMESIELVNAIASPIAKVTETLKNIDLQSAQVEPTVVVEDCLLQMCESFEKAQTQHSLEQAKESTAHSKLLETVTHVQHDIRECIQLAKTNRMQQNSVHEAKIKVMGKVCESLASEEVVKQTKADQELTNLKAIDITRNELKNDVEDVKEFKPNDKTIDKAGIEANEQVNEETSKMEEKQKAKQIHLNDAKLKTEEEANEIKAVEEGKTNAEEESKKNAKEEAMKLKEKQEAKMKNKEEEAKKKKEEEEAKKKKEEEEANLQAKEKEEKKKAEEEVKQQKTEEEAKKKSEEEAKKLKEEQEAKKKKKAEEEAKKKAEEEAKQLKEEQEAKKKKQVEEDAKKMKEEEEAKLKAEEEVKKKKAEEEAKKLKEEQEAKKKKAEEDAKTKKEEEEAKLKAEEEVIKKKKAEEEATKKAEEEAKKKADEEAKKLKEEQEAHKKKKAEEDAKKKKEEEEAKLKAEEEAKKKAEEEAKKLKEEQEAKKKKKAEEEAKKKKEEEEAKLKVEEEVKKKKAEEEAKKKAEEEAKKLKEEQEAKKKKQVEEDAKKKKEEEEAKLKAEEEVKKKKAEEEAKKKAEEEAKKKADEEAKKLKEEQEAHKKKKAEEDAKKRKEEEEAKLKAEEEVKKKKIEEEVKKKKAEEEAKKKAEEEAKKLKEEQEANKKKQTEEDAKKKKEKEEAKLKAEEEVKKKKAEEEAKKKAEEEAKKKADEEAKKLKEEQEAHKKKKAEEDAKKRKEEEEAKLKAEEEVKKKKIEEEVKKKKAEEEAKKKAEEEAKKLKEEQEAKKKKQVEEDAKKKKEEEEAKLKAEEEVKKKKIEEEVKKKKAEEEAKKKAEEEAKKLKEDQEAKKKKQVEEDAKKKKEEEEAKLKAEEEVKKKKAEEEVKKKKAEEEAKKKAEEEAKKLKEEQEAKKKKQAEEDAKKKKEEEEAKLKAEEEVKKKKAEEEVKKKKAEEEAKKKAEEEAKKLKEEQEANKKKQAEEEAKKKKEEEEAKLKAEEEVKKKKKKAEEEAKKKAEEEAKKKAEEEAKKLKEEQEAKKKKKAEEEAKKKKEEEEAKLKAEEEVKKKKIEEEVKKKKAEEEAKKKAEEEAKKLKEEQEAKKKKQAEEDAKKKKEEEEAKLKAEEEVKKKKAEEEVKKKKAEEKAKEKAEEDAKKKKEEEEAKLKAEEEVKKKKAEEEIKKKKAEEEAKKKAEEEAKKLKEEQEAKKKMKAEEDAKKKKEEEEAKLKAEEEVKKKKAEEEAKKKAEEEAKKKAEEEAKKMKEEQEAKKKKKSEEDAKKKKEEEEAKLKAEEEVKKKKAVEEAKKKAEEDAMKLKEEQEAKKKKKEEGEAKKKKEEEEAKLKAEVEVKKKKEEEEDKKKKEEEEAKLKAEEEMKKKKAEKEAKKKAEEENRKKQTEKVIKEKKTTAEARKIKNLEYEIETKKVQNEGRIEPSQEFLQKSSIVIHSKAYDQFCNLLNNFQAMLLEIKRMFLTNNASRNMISAIGNVKLNLLSQEDLEICMTDVPVVKLLHNSIDIFISTLSSTDMYSSDSGTWNVLEDNLLQLSESLAQVQKKSKLLEKNEWLGVYTIFKSIMNILTEIVQNITHRRTAQSETEHVFNKITVELQLLQKDLEYIQLNFGNRVDLSSKTVSSYYAQICKALSLLHPSVGAIIKKPSF; this is encoded by the exons ATGGAGAGCATCGAGCTGGTGAATGCCATCGCATCACCGATCGCCAAGGTGACCGAAACTTTGAAGAACATCGATCTTCAATCGGCTCAAGTAGAGCCAACGGTTGTTGTGGAGGattgtttgttgcaaatgtgcGAGTCTTTCGAGAAGGCGCAGATCGAGCATTCTATGGAGCAGGCAAAGGAAAGCACCGCTCATAgcaagctgctcgaaacggtgACGCATGTACAACATGACATCCGCGAGTGTATCCAATTGGAGAAGGATACCAGAGAAAAGGCATCACAGGCACAACAAGGGGCTCTAGAGTCGCTGAAGCAATCCTTGTCTGATGTCCAACAACTTATCAAGACGGAGATTGTAGTGCAGGAAGTTTCCAAACCATTGTATGCATTGGAAAGTACGATCAATGAGCTTGTGGGTCAATCATTGAAAATGGAGAGCATCGAGCTGGTGAATGCCATCGCATCACCGATCGCCAAGGTGACCGAAACTTTGAAGAACATCGATCTTCAATCGGCTCAAGTAGAGCCAACGGTTGTTGTGGAGGATTGCTTGTTGCAAATGTGCGAGTCATTCGAGAAGGCGCAGACCCAACATTCTTTGGAGCAGGCAAAGGAAAGCACCGCTCATAgcaagctgctcgaaacggtgACGCATGTACAACATGACATCCGCGAGTGTATCCAATTGGAGAAGGATACCAGAGAAAAGGCATCACAGGCACAACAAGGGGCTCTAGAGTCGCTGAAGCAATCCTTGTCTGATGTCCAACAACTTATCAAGACGGAGATTGTAGTGCAGGAAGTTTCCAAACCATTATATGCATTGGAAAGTACGATCAATGAGCTTGTGGGTCAATCATTGAAAATGGAGAGCATCGAGCTGGTGAATGCCATCGCATCACCGATCGCCAAGGTGACCGAAACTTTGAAGAACATCGATCTTCAATCGGCTCAAGTAGAGCCAACGGTTGTTGTGGAGGattgtttgttgcaaatgtgcGAGTCTTTCGAGAAGGCGCAGATCGAGCATTCTATGGAGCAGGCAAAGGAAAGCACCGCTCATAgcaagctgctcgaaacggtgACGCATGTACAACATGACATCCGCGAGTGTATCCAATTGGAGAAGGATACCAGAGAAAAGGCATCACAGGCACAACAAGGGGCTCTAGAGTCGCTGAAACAATCCTTGTCTGATGTCCAACAACTTATCAAGACGGAGATTGTAGTGCAGGAAGTTTCCAAACCATTGTATGCATTGGAAAGTACGATCAATGAGCTTGTGGGTCAATCATTGAAAATGGAGAGCATCGAGCTGGTGAATGCCATCGCATCACCGATCGCCAAGGTGACCGAAACTTTGAAGAACATCGATCTTCAATCGGCTCAAGTAGAGCCAACGGTTGTTGTGGAGGATTGCTTGTTGCAAATGTGCGAGTCATTCGAGAAGGCGCAGATCGAGCATTCTATGGAGCAGGCAAAGGAAAGCACCGCTCATAgcaagctgctcgaaacggtgACGCATGTACAACATGACATCCGCGAGTGTATCCAATTGGAGAAGGATACCAGAGAAAAGGCATCACAGGCACAACAAGGGGCTCTAGAGTCGCTGAAGCAATCCTTGTCTGATGTCCAACAACTTATCAAGACGGAGATTGTAGTGCAGGAAGTTTCCAAACCATTGTATGCATTGGAAAGTACGATCAATGAGCTTGTGGGTCAATCATTGAAAATGGAGAGCATCGAGCTGGTGAATGCCATCGCATCACCGATCGCCAAGGTGACCGAAACTTTGAAGAACATCGATCTTCAATCGGCTCAAGTAGAGCCAACGATTGTTGTGGAGGATTGCTTGTTGCAAATGTGCGAGTCTTTCGAGAAGGCGCAGACCCAACATTCTTTGGAGCAGGCAAAGGAAAGCACCGCTCATAgcaagctgctcgaaacggtgACGCATGTACAACATGACATCCGCGAGTGTATCCAATTGGAGAAGGATACCAGAGAAAAGGCATCACAGGCACAACAAGGGGCTCTAGAGTCGCTGAAGCAATCCTTGTCTGATGTCCAACAACTTATCAAGACGGAGATTGTAGTGCAGGAAGTTTCCAAACCATTGTATGCATTGGAAAGTACGATCAATGAGCTTGTGGGTCAATCATTGAAAATGGAGAGCATCGAGCTGGTGAATGCCATCGCATCACCGATCGCCAAGGTGACCGAAACTTTGAAGAACATCGATCTTCAATCGGCTCAAGTAGAGCCAACGGTTGTTGTGGAGGattgtttgttgcaaatgtgcGAGTCTTTCGAGAAGGCGCAGATCGAGCATTCTATGGAGCAGGCAAAGGAAAGCACCGCTCATAgcaagctgctcgaaacgatGACGCATGTACAACATGACATCCGCGAGTGTATCCAATTGGAGAAGGATACCAGAGAAAAGGCATCACAGGCACAACAAGGGGCTCTAGAGTCGCTGAAGCAATCCTTGTCTGATGTCCAACAACTTATCAAGACGGAGATTGTAGTGCAGGAAGTTTCCAAACCATTGTATGCATTGGAAAGTACGATCAATGAGCTTGTGGGTCAATCATTGAAAATGGAGAGCATCGAGCTGGTGAATGCTATCGCATCACCGATCGCCAAGGTGACCGAAACTTTGAAGAACATCGATCTTCAATCGGCTCAAGTAGAGCCAACGGTTGTTGTGGAGGattgtttgttgcaaatgtgcGAGTCTTTCGAGAAGGCGCAGATCGAGCATTCTATGGAGCAGGCAAAGGAAAGCACCGCTCATAgcaagctgctcgaaacggtgACGCATGTACAACATGACATCCGCGAGTGTATCCAATTGGAGAAGGATACCAGAGAAAAGGCATCACAGGCACAACAAGGGGCTCTAGAGTCGCTGAAGCAATCCTTGTCTGATGTCCAACAACTTATCAAGACGGAGATTGTAGTGCAGGAAGTTTCCAAACCATTGTATGCATTGGAAAGTACGATCAATGAGCTTGTGGGTCAATCATTGAAAATGGAGAGCATCGAGCTGGTGAATGCTATCGCATCACCGATCGCCAAGGTGACCGAAACTTTGAAGAACATCGATCTTCAATCGGCTCAAGTAGAGCCAACGGTTGTTGTGGAGGattgtttgttgcaaatgtgcGAGTCTTTCGAGAAGGCGCAGATCGAGCATTCTATGGAGCAGGCAAAGGAAAGCACCGCTCATAgcaagctgctcgaaacggtgACGCATGTACAACATGACATCCGCGAGTGTATCCAATTGGAGAAGGATACCAGAGAAAAGGCATCACAGGCACAACATGGGGCTCTAGAGTCGCTGAAGCAATCCTTGTCTGATGTCCAACAACTTATCAAGACGGAGATTGTAGTGCAGGAAGTTTCCAAACCATTGTATGCATTGGAAAGTACGATCAATGAGCTTGTGGGTCAATCATTGAAAATGGAGAGCATCGAGCTGGTGAATGCCATCGCATCACCGATCGCCAAGGTGACCGAAACTTTGAAGAACATCGATCTTCAATCGGCTCAAGTAGAGCCAACGGTTGTTGTGGAGGATTGCTTGTTGCAAATGTGCGAGTCATTCGAGAAGGCGCAGATCGAGCATTCTATGGAGCAGGCAAAGGAAAGCACCGCTCATAgcaagctgctcgaaacggtgACGCATGTACAACATGACATCCGCGAGTGTATCCAATTGGAGAAGGATACCAGAGAAAAGGCATCACAGGCACAACAAGGGGCTCTAGAGACGCTGAAGCAATCCTTGTCTGATGTCCAACAACTTATCAAGACGGAGATTGTAGTGCAGGAAGTTTCCAAACCATTGTATGCATTGGAAAGTACGATCAATGAGCTTGTGGGTCAATCATTGAAAATGGAGAGCATCGAGCTGGTGAATGCCATCGCATCACCGATCGCCAAGGTGACCGAAACTTTGAAGAACATCGATCTTCAATCGGCTCAAGTAGAGCCAACGGTTGTTGTGGAGGATTGCTTGTTGCAAATGTGCGAGTCATTCGAGAAGGCGCAGATCGAGCATTCTATGGAGCAGGCAAAGGAAAGCACCGCTCATAgcaagctgctcgaaacggtgACGCATGTACAACATGACATCCGCGAGTGTATCCAATTGGAGAAGGATACCAGAGAAAAGGCATCACAGGCACAACAAGGGGCTCTAGAGTCGCTGAAGCAATCCTTGTCTGATGTCCAACAACTTATCAAGACGGAGATTGTAGTGCAGGAAGTTTCCAAACCATTGTATGCATTGGAAAGTACGATCAATGAGCTTGTGGGTCAATCATTGAAAATGGAGAGCATCGAGCTGGTGAATGCCATCGCATCAACGATCGCCAAGGTGACCGAAACTTTGAAAAACATCGATCTTCAATCGGCTCAAGTAGAGCCAACGATTGTTGTGGAGGATTGCTTGTTGCAAATGTGCGAGTCTTTCGAGAAGGCGCAGACCCAACATTCTATGGAGCAGGCAAAGGAAAGCACCGCTCATAgcaagctgctcgaaacggtgACGCATGTACAACATGACATCCGCGAGTGTATCCAATTGGAGAAGGATACCAGAGAAAAGGCATCACAGGCACAACAAGGGGCTCTAGAGTCGCTGAAGCAATCCTTGTCTGATGTCCAACAACTTATCAAGACGGAGATTGTAGTGCAGGAAGTTTCCAAACCATTATATGCATTGGAAAGTACGATCAATGAGCTTGTGGGTCAATCATTGAAAATGGAGAGCATCGAGCTGGTGAATGCCATCGCATCACCGATCGCCAAGGTGACCGAAACTTTGAAGAACATCGATCTTCAATCGGCTCAAGTAGAGCCAACGGTTGTTGTGGAGGattgtttgttgcaaatgtgcGAGTCTTTCGAGAAGGCGCAGTTCGAGCATTCTATGGAGCAGGCAAAGGAAAGCACCGCTCATAgcaagctgctcgaaacggtgACGCATGTACAACATGACATCCGCGAGTGTATCCAATTGGAGAAGGATACCAGAGAAAAGGCATCACAGGCACAACAAGGGGCTCTAGAGTCGCTGAAGCAATCCTTGTCTGATGTCCAACAACTTATCAAGACGGAGATTGTAGTGCAGGAAGTTTCCAAACCATTGTATGCATTGGAAAGTACGATCAATGAGCTTGTGGGTCAATCATTGAAAATGGAGAGCATCGAGCTGGTGAATGCCATCGCATCACCGATCGCCAAGGTGACCGAAACTTTGAAGAACATCGATCTTCAATCGGCTCAAGTAGAGCCAACGGTTGTTGTGGAGGATTGCTTGTTGCAAATGTGCGAGTCATTCGAGAAGGCGCAGATCGAGCATTCTATGGAGCAGGCAAAGGAAAGCACCGCTCATAgcaagctgctcgaaacggtgACGCATGTACAACATGACATCCGCGAGTGTATCCAATTGGAGAAGGATACCAGAGAAAAGGCATCACAGACACAACAAGGGGCTCTAGAGACGCTGAAGCAATCCTTGTCTGATGTCCAACAACTTATCAAGACGGAGATTGTAGTGCAGGAAGTTTCCAAACCATTGTATGCATTGGAAAGTACGATCAATGAGCTTGTGGGTCTATCATTGAAAATGGAGAGCATCGAGCTGGTGAATGCCATCGCATCACCGATCGCCAAGGTGACCGAAACTTTGAAGAACATCGATCTTCAATCGGCTCAAGTAGAGCCAACGGTTGTTGTGGAGGATTGCTTGTTGCAAATGTGCGAGTCATTCGAGAAGGCGCAGACCCAACATTCTTTGGAGCAGGCAAAGGAAAGCACCGCTCATAgcaagctgctcgaaacggtgACGCATGTACAACATGACATCCGCGAGTGTATTCAGTTAGCAAAGACCAATAGAATGCAGCAAAATTCAGTACATGAGGCTAAAATTAAAGTAATGGGCAAAGTCTGTGAGTCCCTAGCATCAGAAGAAGTtgtcaaacaaacgaaagctgATCAAGAGCTTACAAATTTGAAGGCAATAGATATTACACGCAACGAACTAAAGAATGATGTTGAGGATGTCAAAGAATTTAAGCCAAACGACAAGACAATCGATAAAGCTGGCATAGAAGCTAACGAACAAGTAAATGAAGAGACAagcaaaatggaagaaaagcaaaaagccaAGCAAATACATTTGAACGATGCCAAACTGAAGactgaagaagaagctaaTGAGATAAAAGCAGTAGAAGAGGGTAAGACAAATGCTGAAGAAGAAAGTAAGAAGAATGCCAAGGAAGAAGCTatgaaattgaaagaaaaacaagaagccaaaatgaagaacaaggaagaagaagccaagaagaagaaggaagaagaagaagccaaaaagaagaaggaagaagaagaggccAACCTGCAGgctaaagaaaaagaagagaagaagaaggctgaggaagaagtgAAGCAGCAGAAGACTGAGGAAGAAGCTAAGAAGAAATCTGAGGAAGAGGCtaagaaattaaaagaagaacaagaagccaagaagaaaaagaaggctgaggaagaagctaaGAAAAAAGCTGAGGAAGAGGCTAAACAAttgaaagaagaacaagaagccaagaagaaaaagcaggtAGAGGAAGATGCTAAAAAGAtgaaagaagaggaagaggcTAAACTgaaggctgaggaagaagtgaagaagaagaaggcagaGGAAGAGGCTAAGAAAttgaaagaagaacaagaagccaagaagaagaaggctgaGGAAGATGCCAAAACGaagaaggaagaggaagaggccAAACTgaaggctgaggaagaagtgatcaagaagaagaaggcagaGGAAGAAGCTACGAAGAAAgctgaggaagaagctaaGAAGAAAGCTGATGAAGAGGCCAAGAAAttgaaagaagaacaagaagcccataagaagaagaaggctgaAGAAGatgccaaaaagaagaaggaagaggaagaggccAAACTgaaggctgaggaagaagctaaGAAAAAAGCTGAGGAAGAGGCCAAGAAAttaaaagaagaacaagaagccaagaagaaaaagaaggcagAGGAAGAAgccaagaaaaagaaggaagaggaagaggccAAACTGAAGGTTGAAgaagaagtgaagaagaagaaggctgaggaagaagctaaGAAGAAAGCTGAGGAAGAGGCCAAGAAAttaaaagaagaacaagaagccaagaagaaaaagcaggtAGAGGAAGatgccaaaaagaagaaggaagaggaagaggccAAACTgaaggctgaggaagaagtgaagaagaagaaggctgaagaagaagctaagaagaaggctgaggaagaagctaaGAAGAAAGCTGATGAAGAGGCCAAGAAAttgaaagaagaacaagaagcccacaagaagaagaaggctgaAGAAGATGCCAAAAAGAggaaggaagaggaagaggccAAACTgaaggctgaggaagaagtgaagaagaagaagatagaggaagaagtgaagaagaagaaggctgaggaagaagctaaGAAGAAAGCTGAGGAAGAGGCCAAGAAAttaaaagaagaacaagaagccaACAAGAAAAAGCAGACAGAGGAAGatgccaaaaagaagaaggaaaaagaagaggCCAAACTgaaggctgaggaagaagtgaagaagaagaaggctgaagaagaagctaagaagaaggctgaggaagaagctaaGAAGAAAGCTGATGAAGAGGCCAAGAAAttgaaagaagaacaagaagcccacaagaagaagaaggctgaAGAAGATGCCAAAAAGAggaaggaagaggaagaggccAAACTgaaggctgaggaagaagtgaagaagaagaagatagaggaagaagtgaagaagaagaaggctgaggaagaagctaaGAAGAAAGCTGAGGAAGAGGCCAAGAAAttaaaagaagaacaagaagccaagaagaaaaagcaggtAGAGGAAGatgccaaaaagaagaaggaagaggaagaggccAAACTGAAAGCTGAGgaagaagtgaagaagaagaagatagaggaagaagtgaagaagaagaaggctgaggaagaagctaaGAAGAAAGCTGAGGAAGAGGCCAAGAAATTAAAAGAAGATCAAGAagccaagaagaaaaagcaggtAGAGGAAGatgccaaaaagaagaaggaagaggaagaggccAAACTGAAAGCTGAGgaagaagtgaagaagaagaaggctgaagaagaagtgaaaaagaagaaggctgaggaagaagctaaGAAGAAAGCTGAGGAAGAGGCCAAGAAAttaaaagaagaacaagaagccaaaaagaaaaagcaggcAGAGGAAGatgccaaaaagaagaaggaagaggaagaggccAAACTgaaggctgaggaagaagtgaagaagaagaaggctgaagaagaagtgaaaaagaagaaggctgaggaagaagctaaGAAGAAAGCTGAGGAAGAGGCCAAGAAAttaaaagaagaacaagaagccaACAAGAAAAAGCAGGCAGAGgaagaagccaaaaagaagaaggaagaagaagaggccAAACTgaaggctgaggaagaagtgaagaagaagaagaagaaggctgaagaagaagctaagaagaaggctgaggaagaagccaAGAAaaaggctgaggaagaggccaagaaattgaaagaagaacaagaagccaagaagaaaaagaaggctgaggaagaagccaaaaagaagaaggaagaggaagaggccAAACTgaaggctgaggaagaagtgaagaagaagaagatagaggaagaagtgaagaagaagaaggctgaggaagaagctaaGAAGAAAGCTGAGGAAGAGGCCAAGAAAttgaaagaagaacaagaagccaagaagaaaaagcaggcAGAGGAAGatgccaaaaagaagaaggaagaggaagaggccAAACTgaaggctgaggaagaagtgaagaagaagaaggctgaagaagaagtgaaaaagaagaaggctgaGGAAAAAGCTAAGGAGAAAGCTGAAGAAGATgctaaaaagaagaaggaagaggaagaggccAAACTgaaggctgaggaagaagtgaagaagaaaaaggcagAGGAAGaaattaagaagaagaaggctgaggaagaagctaaGAAGAAAGCTGAGGAAGAGGCtaagaaattaaaagaagaacaagaagccaagaagaaaatgaaggcTGAAGAAGATgctaaaaagaagaaggaagaagaagaggccAAACTgaaggctgaggaagaagtgaagaagaaaaaggctgaggaagaagctaagaagaaggctgaggaagaagctaagaagaaggctgaggaagaggctaagaaaatgaaagaagaacaagaagccaagaagaaaaagaaatctgAGGAAGatgccaaaaagaagaaggaagaggaagaggccAAACTgaaggctgaggaagaagtgaagaagaagaaggctgtGGAAGAGGCTAAGAAGAAGGCTGAGGAAGATGCCATGAAAttgaaagaagaacaagaagccaagaagaaaaagaaggaagagggagaagccaaaaagaagaaggaagaggaagaggccAAACTGAAGGCTGAGGtagaagtgaagaagaagaaggaggaggaagaagacaaaaagaagaaggaagaagaagaggccAAACTGAAGGCTGAAGAagaaatgaagaagaagaaggcagaGAAAGAAGCTAAGAAGAAAGCTGAGGAAGAGAatagaaagaagcaaacagaaaaagtgatcaaggaaaagaaaacaacggcAGAAGCTAGGAAGATAAAGAATCTTGAGTATGAAATCGAGACGAAGAAGGTCCAAAATGAGGGACGCATCGAACCATCCCAAGAATTTCTTCAAAAATCATCGATTGTTATTCACAGCAAGGCGTATGACCAATTCTGTAAtcttttgaataatttccaaGCAATGCTTTTAGAAATCAAGCGAATGTTTTTGACCAACAATGCTAGTAGAAACATGATCAGTGCCATAGGAAATGTAAAATTAAACCTTCTAAGTCAAGAAGACCTCGAAATTTGCATGACTGATGTGCCAGTTGTAAAGCTTTTACATAATTcaattgacatttttatcagCACGTTGTCCTCGACAGATATGTATTCTTCGGATTCTGGTACTTGGAATGTATTGGAAGACAACTTGTTGCAACTGTCTGAATCTCTTGCACAGGTGCAGAAGAAGAGTAAACTTTTGGAGAAAAACGAGTGGTTAGGTGTTTATACGATATTCAAATCCATCATGAATATTTTGACTGAGATTGTTCAGAATATCACACATAGAAGAACCGCTCAAAGCGAAACGGAGCATGTGTTCAACAAAATAACTGTTGAACTTCAACTCCTGCAGAAAGATCTCGAGTACATTCAGTTGAATTTTGGCAACCGTGTAGATTTGTCATCCAAAACCGTATCATCATATTATGCCCAAATTTGTAAAGCACTGTCCCTATTACATCCGTCTGTTGGGGCAATCATCAAGAAGCCATC GTTCTAG